From the genome of Xiphophorus couchianus chromosome 6, X_couchianus-1.0, whole genome shotgun sequence, one region includes:
- the LOC114146854 gene encoding PEX5-related protein-like gives MYQVQESRPLLSPSIDDFLAESRSEAASGRPPTSNPAVLSTALDLVDLSDPAETRHHRVTKSPVRRTTGSRSPRHRTRTEETELVPVQLERRPAGPGTPDRTSLDSVSLSSPLDKWEELDLDLEDGGRRRRRQARCTSHHSSSELLWSAEFRTDPLMKSSLDDLDFISLNQDSSVSRLRRRTRSLLGRNESLEDEFVRAKAAVESDTEFWDKMQAEWEELARRNWLEETESQQKPAPPPGSPVEKGYYFSATNPYLDWPNAFAEGQDKAREGDLNAAVLLLEAAILQDPSDAKAWQTLGTTQAENENEQAAIASLQRCLELRPNNLPALMALAASLTNSSQLPEACDALRRWIGHNHRYRHLVQSRSPLQGSPATPRRGPGCSTPASSALQEVLLLFQEAAQLNVDNVDPDLQTGLGVLYNLSSEFDRAVEAFSAALSVRPQDYLLWNRLGATLANGSRSAEAVEAYGRALQLRPGFIRSRYNLGISCINLGSLREAVSNFVTALNQQRCSQRCSQLQMSTNIWAALRIAVSMMDDPGLDRAASLGDLDLLTRTLEGRDL, from the exons ATGTACCAAGTCCAG GAGAGCCGCCCCCTGCTGAGCCCCTCCATCGATGACTTCCTGGCAGAGAGCCGCAGCGAAGCTGCCTCCGGACGACCCCCGACCTCCAACCCCGCAG TTCTGTCCACGGCTCTGGACCTGGTGGACCTGAGCGACCCGGCAGAGACCCGGCACCACCGGGTCACCAAGAGTCCAGTGAGGAGGACGACCGGGTCCAGGAGCCCCCggcacagaaccagaaccgaagAGACGGAGCTGGTCCCGGTCCAGCTGGAGCGCCGGCCTGCCGGACCCGGAACCCCCGACAGGACATCCCTGGACTCGG TCAGCCTGTCCTCTCCTCTGGACAAGTGGGAGGAGTTGGACCTGGACCTGGAGGACGGGGGACGACGCAGACGCCGCCAGGCCAGATGCACCTCCCACCACTCCTCCAGCGAGTTGCTATG GTCTGCAGAGTTTAGGACAGATCCTCTGATGAAGAGCAGCTTGGACGATCTGGACTTCATATCTCTGAACCAG GACAGCAGCGTGTCCAGACTCCGCAGACGGACCCGCTCTCTGCTGGGCAGGAACGAGTCCCTGGAGGACGAGTTCGTCCGCGCGAAGGCGGCTGTAGAG TCGGACACAGAGTTCTGGGACAAGATGCAGGCGGAGTGGGAGGAGCTTGCTCGCAGGAACTGGTTGGAGGAGACGGAGAGCCAGCAGAAGCCGGCCCCGCCCCCCGGCTCACCTGTGGAGAAG GGTTACTACTTCAGCGCCACCAACCCGTACCTTGACTGGCCCAACGCCTTCGCTGAGGGTCAGGATAAAGCTAGAGAGGGAGACCTGAACGCTGCCGTCCTGCTGCTGGAGGCCGCCATCTTACAGGACCCCAGTGACGCCAAG GCGTGGCAGACGCTGGGGACGACTCAGGCCGAGAACGAGAACGAACAGGCCGCCATCGCCTCGCTGCAGAG GTGTCTGGAGCTCCGCCCCAACAACCTGCCGGCCCTCATGGCGCTCGCTGCCAGCCTCACCAACAGCAGCCAGCTGCCGGAGGCCTGCGACGCTCTGCGCCGCTGGATCGGCCACAACCACAGATACCGACACCTGGTCCAGAGCAGGAGTCCGCTACAGGGTTCCCCAGCCACACCACGCAGGGGCCCCGGCTGCTCCACACCTGCAAG CTCCGCGCTGCAGGAAGTTCTGCTGCTCTTCCAGGAAGCGGCGCAGCTGAACGTGGATAACGTGGATCCGGACCTGCAGACCGGACTCGGAGTTCTGTACAACCTGAGCTCAGAGTTTGATCGGGCGGTGGAGGCGTTCAGCGCTGCGCTGTCCGTCAGACCGCAG GACTACCTGCTGTGGAACCGGCTGGGAGCGACGCTGGCTAACGGCAGCCGCAGCGCCGAGGCGGTGGAGGCGTACGGCCGCGCGCTGCAGCTGCGGCCCGGCTTCATCCGCTCCCGATACAACCTGGGCATCAGCTGCATCAACCTGGGCTCGCTCAG ggaGGCTGTCAGTAACTTCGTCACGGCTCTGAACCAGCAGAGGTGCAGCCAGCGCTGCAGCCAGCTGCAGATGTCCACCAACATCTGGGCCGCCCTGCGGATCGCCGTCTCCATGATGGACGACCCCGGGCTGGACCGGGCCGCCAGCCTGGGGGACCTGGACCTGCTGACCAGAACCCTGGAGGGCAGAGACCTGTGA
- the mfn1a gene encoding mitofusin-1: protein MDPEDPSPLHRFVVAKRSIGSIFDQLLEFVKSGSAFVDEAVQNQDLGPVAVEEQNLEMQSCATKLAAIREVLLRRTMKVAFFGRTSNGKSTVINAMLRERVLPSGIGHTTNCFLSVEGTDAAEPYLTTEASAERRAVSTVNQLAHALHMDPALDSGSLVRVFWPKNRCALLRDDLVLMDSPGTDVTLELDSWIDKFCLDADVFVLVGNAESTLMNTEKLFFHKVSERISKPNVFILHNRWDASVTEPELIDQVRKQHLDRCISFLSEELRVVEPDRAADRIFFISAKEVLICRTQRNQGMPETGGALAEGFQDRLTEFQQFERTFEEFISQSAVRTKFEQHTVRAWQITEAIKTVMDAINIASADRKICCLEEREEQRDRLDFVRGQMSRLSDSVKNRIRTLTDDVTAKVASALLDQIHSLPVLVEEFRADFSPSLENLELYKAKLVQHLEQRLSGGLAHRCHGDVLREIRDAQRLMTDSVRPLVSPSVQQQLCAPSSSFEMTFDLSLAALCADFREDIDFRFSLGWTALVTRFICAAGAHRALAVPKDEPSLKDRLVVSMATSLVSVSSRASMAVLLIGGVVWRSVGWRVVALSVSLYGLLYLYERLTWTASSQERALKQQFTEFAAFRLRAVVPVTSSACSQQVFKELTSTFGRLTQRVDLSEAELEGRIRQLTCRIQRLEATQRKSKAFRNRATELETQLEAFSARYLQAAD from the exons ATGGACCCTGAGGACCCGTCTCCTCTGCATCGGTTCGTGGTTGCTAAGCGATCGATCGGGTCGATCTTCGACCAACTGCTGGAGTTTGTGAAGAGCGGTTCTGCGTTTGTGGACg AAGCCGTTCAGAACCAGGACCTGGGTCCGGTTGCTGTGGAGGAGCAGAACCTGGAGATGCAGAGCTGCGCCACCAAGCTGGCCGCCATCAGGGAGGTTCTGCTGCGGAGAACCATGAAGGTGGCCTTCTTCGGcag AACCAGCAACGGGAAGAGCACGGTGATCAACGCCATGCTGAGGGAGCGGGTGCTGCCCAGCGGCATCGGCCATACCACCAACTGCTTCCTGAGCGTGGAGGGGACGGACGCCGCCGAGCCCTACCTCACCACCGAGGCATCTGCCGAGCGCCGCGCCGTCTCT ACAGTAAACCAGCTGGCCCACGCGCTGCACATGGACCCGGCGCTAGACTCGGGCAGCCTGGTCCGAGTGTTCTGGCCCAAGAACCGCTGCGCCCTGCTGAGGGACgacctggttctgatggacaG CCCAGGGACGGACGTCACCCTGGAGTTGGACAGCTGGATCGATAAGTTCTGTTTGGACGCCGATGTCTTTGTTCTGGTGGGGAACGCCGAGTCGACGCTGATGAACACG GAGAAGCTGTTCTTCCATAAGGTCAGTGAGCGGATCTCCAAGCCGAACGTCTTCATCCTCCATAACCGCTGGGACGCCTCGGTGACGGAGCCCGAGCTCATCGACCAG GTGAGGAAGCAGCACCTGGACCGCTGCATCAGCTTCCTGTCGGAGGAGCTGCGGGTCGTTGAACCGGACCGGGCCGCTGACAGAATCTTCTTCATCTCTGCCAAGGAGGTTCTGATCTGCAGGACGCAGCGGAACCAGGGCATGCCGGAGACAG ggggcgctctgGCTGAAGGCTTCCAGGACCGGCTGACAGAGTTCCAGCAGTTCGAGAGAACCTTCGAG GAGTTCATCTCTCAGTCGGCGGTCCGGACCAAGTTCGAGCAGCACACGGTGCGGGCGTGGCAGATCACCGAGGCCATCAAGACCGTCATGGACGCCATCAACATTGCGTCGGCCGACAGGAA gATCTGTTGCCTGGAGGAGCGGGAGGAGCAGCGGGACCGGCTGGACTTCGTCCGGGGTCAGATGAGCCGTCTGAGCGACAGCGTgaagaaccggatcagaaccctGACGGACGACGTCACCGCCAAG GTGGCCTCTGCGCTGCTGGACCAGATCCATTCCTTGCCGGTTCTGGTGGAGGAGTTCCGGGCCGACTTCAGCCCGTCCCTGGAGAACCTGGAGCTCTACAAAGCT AAACTGGTGCAGCACCTGGAGCAGCGTCTCTCTGGGGGTCTGGCCCATCGTTGCCATGGCGACGTTCTCAGGGAGATCCGGGACGCGCAGAGACTCATGACCG ACAGCGTGCGTCCCCTGGTGTCGCCGTccgtccagcagcagctctgcgCTCCGTCCTCGTCCTTcgagatgacctttgacctcagccTGGCCGCCCTCTGCGCCGACTTTAGGGAGGACATCGACTTCCGGTTCTCCCTGGGCTGGACCGCCCTGGTGACCCGCTTCATCTGCGCCGCCGGCGCCCACCGGGCGCTGGCCGTCCCCAAG GACGAACCGTCCCTCAAGGACCGGCTggtggtttccatggcaacgaGCCTGGTGTCGGTGTCCTCCAGGGCGTCCATGGCGGTGCTGCTGATCGGGGGCGTG GTGTGGCGCTCGGTGGGCTGGCGGGTCGTGGCCCTGTCCGTCTCCCTCTACGGTTTGCTCTACCTGTATGAGAGACTCACCTGGACGGCCTCCAGCCAGGAGCGCGCTCTGAAGCAGCAGTTCACAGAGTTCGCCGCCTTCCGCCTCCGCGCCGTCGTTCCTGTCACCAGCTCTGCCTGCAGCCAGCAGGTGTTCAA GGAGCTGACCTCCACCTTCGGCCGCCTGACCCAGAGAGTGGACCTGAGCGAGGCGGAGCTGGAGGGACGGATCCGGCAGCTCACCTGCAGgatccagaggctggaggcgacCCAGAGGAAGTCCAAGGCCTTCAG GAACCGGGCCACGGAGCTGGAGACCCAGCTGGAGGCCTTCTCTGCTCGCTACCTGCAGGCTGCGGACTGA